AATTCGCTGCCTAGAAGTAGAAGAAGGTGGAAGGATCCGAGCGAGGGTCCAGGTCAGGTCATGTGAACGGACGGAACACCCAACAGCCGCACTGCACTTCACTTCTCCTCCACTCAAGCCTCGAGGAGGGCAAGAACAGAGCAGCTCCCGCATAGCCCCAGCCCCCAGGCGACTCGAGAAATCGCCGGCAATCCGGCTCCGGCTCTCCAGATTTCTCTGCCTCTTCTCCTCAAGGTATCTTATCTTCTTCTTCCTGCCATTTCGCACCCACCGCATCCCACCCGTCTCCCCCTTTCGCTCCGTGCAGTTTTGGGGTTTTGGGGGTTTTTGGACCGGCGCACCACGCCATCCGGGTCCGGGGCCGACGGTCAATGCGTCTCTCATTCGGGGTAGGATCATCTGTTTGGCCTTTGTCTGGAAGGTTTCTATGTTTAATTAGGCCCAAATCGAGTGCTTTCTTGAGGTCGGACGCGAGAAACTAAAAATCGCATCAGAACTGGGGTTTGGGGTAGCACCTAGGTTTGCCGCCGAGGCTTGCGAGCACCAAATCTGTGGTCATCTTTAATTACGCTCCCGTGCATTCTGATGTTCGTGCTGGCTATCTGACAACAAACTGTGCTGGTTTATTCCATCTCCACTTTTGGTTCCTGAGGTTGGGAATTGGGATGGTTGGATTTGGCTGTGAGCTTTTGGTTCCTGCCGGTGATTATCTTCTGATTCAGAAAATGCATGCTCTTTTTGGTATGCTTGCTGCAGACTAAATTAGTGGGATTAGAATGGAAACATGGAATGTTGGCATTTAATTTGTGATGAAACAGTTCATCTTTCCTTGAATTTACAGATTTTTTGTTGTGTTTGTTACCAGagtttttttttttcctttttgagatAGTTTGTTACCAGAGCTAGTTATGCCCACACTTAAATGTTGACATCTGATGGGTCATGGTGtttgcatgtactccctccgtaaagaaatataagagcatttagatcactagtaCAGGCAAGGGTGAAAGTACACAAACGATATTTTCAATGCACTCTATGCATTTCACTGTCTTTTGTTATCTTCTTCAGGATGGATCCTAGTAGCTGCAAAAGGCAGAAGCATGATACTGGGCATGATAGCACGCCAGGCACCCAGTCCCCGTCAAGCATCATAAGTCATAAcagatctgtgcgtcttaggtttCTCGAACGATTCGACGAGTTGAAGTATGGGAGTGCCACTGAAGATTACAAGGCAATTGAGAGAAAGAAGCACCAACTTATCAGCACCCTTGAAAAGCTGCAACAAGTACCTATCAAGTTGCCCTGTGCCAGCGCGGCGCTGGAGACATCAGATGCAGGATTACATGGTGCTGCACAAAGTGGGAAAAATATTAGTTCTGATAATATTGTCGACTTGGATCAGTATGATGTTGAAGATAATACCCATGGTAACATGGATAATACTGAGGCTCAGAAAACGGTCATTTTACTTGATTCTGATGATGAGGACATGGTTAAATCCTTTGGAGATGGAAATTTATCTGGTTCTAAGCAAAATGCTGATTTTACCCAAGATTGCATGCCGGCTGAGCAGCCTTGCCAAGACCAGGACATCATCATGCGCAATGATGAGAATATCAATTCTGAAGCTCTTGTAGTTGATCCAGGAAAGCGCAGCATGGGTATTGACAATGAGGTGCATTCAACTCATCATAAAAAGTCTCTGTTTTTCAATGCATCTAGTTTCCCTCAAACAATATTATATGGACAATTATGCATGTTTTTACTACCTGAATAAGAGAGGAGGCAATAGAAATTATTCCTTCTCATGATCGCAACAAATAGCTTACGTGATTATTAACAAAGCATTGATGGATTAAACCCATAGATCATCTTTTTAATGCACAACTGCCTCATAACCTAGTCAAGCCTCACCAACTGCTTAAGAGTATCGCGTTTGTCGAAACTTATGCCAACATGATAAGTACTGACTAATTGCCATCTATGTTTCAAGCCAAAGGAAATTGCTTTATTCGATGGCCATGATACTTCAGAGCCACAACAACTGAACAAGCAAGGACATGATCACATAAACATTCACAATGAGGTCTGCATCGCTGTTCACTCTTGAAATGATAATCAATATTGTTGTTGAATCATGTTTTTTTCTATATTGTTCAATCAGAGAACTACTGGTAATTATCGAGCATGTTCATATATATGCCTAGATGCTAGTACATATCATATCTCAATAACACCAGAAGTCcttggccattttattttgttatatTGCGCTTGAAGCAACTCAATGATGTCTGTGAAGAAAATTTCTAATATATATTTAATATCCTGCCTTTGCCCTGTTGAGTTATAGGGAAATTTGATTTTACTTTCATCATGTTTTCCAGAAAATATGCCCACTcagtttcaaaaaagaaaaagtgaTTGATTGTTTCACATGTGACTATATGGGAGACAGTATTGTTTATTAATCACAATATCTGGATTGATGAATGGAATTGTTTTTCCCAGTAATGTTCACTATCTTGTATTTCAACAGAGTCGTGATGAGGAGAAAGAAACAAGGGAAGGAGAAGGTGAAGATGTCCAAAGTAAAGGCCACATGGAGAACAACAATATATCTGCTGTAGATTCTTATGAAATATCTTGTGAGGTCATACAAAGTGAATCCATGGAAGAGGGAAATTATAATCACATTGATACCATTGACAATCCAGTTGATGAGCTGGATGACCTTTGGAAGGACATGTCGGTTGCGCTGGCAATGTCGAAGGTACCTTTTTAATAAACTCATTTCAATCCATcttccctttatttgtttcttaTATCAAGTTAGATCTCAACATTTCATGAACCTCAGTGCCTAGCTCCCTTGATAAATTGTTTTCATGCCTGCACTAATGAAATGGTTCTCAGCCAGCACGCCCTATAGAATACAATATTTGTACTACATGCGTATAGCCGAGGACCATTTCTTCCTCTAGTAGTTGATGTATATcatcaaaatttaaaaaatgttaatgctGTCATCCCCATCAGTTATGTGACTCTATTTTGCACTTTATCACTGAAAAGTTTAGAGTTGGAGTACACGATCTTACTGGTTGTCTTGAAACAGCCAGTTTTTCATTTGCATCCAATCCTTTTTCGTTGTCACACATATTTTGATGCTTTACCATCATCATACTACTGTTTTGTGTTCCTTTATGCATTCACTTTGTATAGTTTTCTACCATTACTTGCTTTTTGATGAGTCTGACCAACATAGTTTATCTAACCAGACCATTGGAAGTGATCACAGTATTGTTCCGTCAGAGAAGAATAGTTCTGAAGTagtggatgattgtcatcatgacTTCGTGATGAAAGATGATTTGGGCATTGTGTGCCGTGTTTGTGGTTTGATCCAGCAACGCATTGAGAATATTTTTGAGTTACAATGGAAAAAGGTATGTAGTATCCGTCCAAATTAGTCCAATTTACTTTCTTGAATACTCCATTTGGCATCACAACTCCATTTGGTATGTAATATTTTTGAGTAATCTAGAGATAACTACTAAAAGATTCAAAGTACACAACTTCATTTGGCATCACAACATCAACTAGTTATACCGTCTTCTTGTCAATCAAATCATTGATGATTAGTTCTGGATGTCATCATTCATAAATTTTCTACACCGGTTTATTTGTCATTAGTGATTAATAGATCGAACAAATTTCCTATACGAGCACCCATGACATGTGTTTTAGATTTTGACTAATTCAGTTCATTTTTGTTTGTTAATTTCTACTTTCTCTGTTCAAATCAGCGCAACCGATCCTACAGAACGTACCCGCAAGAACCCAGAAACTGCAACGATCTCGAGGCAACTACTAATCCTTCAGGAGATATTCTTCAAGTTGCCCCTGGTACTCTGTCAATCCACCCTCAGCATTCAGAACGGATGAAACCTCACCAAGTGGAAGGTTTTAATTTCTTGATCAAGAACTTAGCAGATGAGAACAACCCTGGAGGTTGTATTCTAGCACATGCACCAGGTTCTGGAAAGACTTTCATGCTGATTAGCTTTGTTCAAAGCTTCCTGGCCAGATACCCGGCAGGAAGGCCGTTGATTATccttccaaagggcattctggcaACATGGAGAACAGAATTTGTCCGTTGGCAAATTAAGGACATGCCCATTCCACTGTATGACTTCTACTCCTCCAAAGCTGATAGCCGGTCTGAACAACTCGATGTTTTGAACCTGTGGGAAGAAAACAGAAGCATATTGCTGCTAGGGTATCAGCAATTTGCATGCATAGTGTCGGATCAGACGAATAAAGCAGAAGCAGTCATGTGCCAAGAGAAGTTGCTGAAGGTCCCGAGTCTTGTCATTCTAGATGAAGGCCACACTCCGAGAAATGAGCAAACTGACCTACTCAATGCACTTGGAAGTATAAGGACTCCTAGAAAAGTTGTGCTCTCAGGAACCTTATTTCAGAATCATGTCAAGGAGGTCTTCAACATCTTGAACCTTGTCCGGCCAAAATTCTTGAAAACGGAGCGATCTCGTGGGATAGTGAAGCGCGTACTAAGCAAGGTGGACATGTTGGGGAAAAATGCAAGGTCAAGGAACATTTCAGATAAGTTCTGTGATTTGGTTGAAGAAAACCTTCAGAAGGACGCAAATGATAAAATGAGAGCGATGATCATCGAGAGTCTACGCGAGCTAACTGCAAACGTGCTCCACTATTATCAAGGCGAGCTTTCGGAGGAGCTACCAGGACTTTTGGACTTGACTGTTTTTCTGAAAATGAGTACTGAGCAGGAAGAGGTCCTGAGGGGTTTGGTGGGACTGGGGAAATTCAGCAAAAGTGCAAAATGCAGTGCTGTTTCTCTTCATCCATGCTTAAAGGATATCCAGAACATTAAAGACAAGAACCGAGATATTGTCGTTGAGAAGATCGGTTCCATCATGCGTGGAATTGATATCAAAGTTGGGGCAAAGTCAAAGTTTATATACAATTTGTTGTGTCTGTCAGAAGCTGCAGGAGAGAAGGTACTCGTGTTCAGCCGGTACGTGCGTTTTCTCATTTTCTTGGAAATGCTGATCGTAAGAGAGAAAGGATGGGTTCCAGAGATGCACATTTTCAGCATGACCGGTGAATCAACTCCAGACCAGCGAGACAAGGCGGTCGAGAGATTCAACCAATCACCAGACGCTAAGGTTTTCTTCGGTTCCATCAAGGCATGCGGCGAGGGCATCTCCCTCGTCGGTGCGTCGCGGGTTGTCATTCTGGACGTCCATGAAAACCCTTCCGTGATGCGCCAGGCGATCGGTCGTGCTTTCAGACCAGGTCAGACCAAAATGGTGTACTGCTACCGCCTTGTCGCTGCCGACTCGCCGGAAGAGGAGGATCACAACACGGCCTTCCGAAAGGAATGGGTGTCCAAGATGTGGTTCGAATCAAACGATCTTTGTGGCAATGATGATTTTGAGCTTGCCACTGTGGACGTTTCAGAGAGCGGTGACAGGTTTCTCGACAATGAGGCGTTGCGACAAGATATCAAATCTCTATACAAAAGGTATGTGTATCCTAATCGTGCGAACGAATCTCATTAAACATTTTGTTTTTCTGCTAGGATGTTGAATGCATCAATGAGTACACCAAACGTCGTTTTCTTTGCAGGTGAATGGCAGTGGCAAGCGCTAACGAACCAGTGAGAGAAAGAACCCGGGCAGGAACTGAAGTTTGAACTTTCTATGCTTCTTTCAGTATTTTGCTAATCGTCTTAATCGTGTTTGTATGAAGAGATATAAGAGGGTACAAGTCTAGTAGTACAAGTATTTGCAGTCTGAAATGCTAAAAGTGTCTAGTGGACATGTATATCATTAAAAAAGTCAAATTATTTTGAAGTTTTTATGATTTTATTGTTCATCCCTGGAGCCAAAACGCCACCCTTGATTGCGGATTGCTGCAAGAACATCCTTACTTCGTGTTTTTTTCCTGAGGCCTTGTTCGGTTAAACCTCTCTTGGAGAGGATTGATGGGGAACTTGACTTGTAGGGGATTTAATCCTCTCCAATCCCCTTCAAACCCCTGAACAAGCTCTGTAATTTTCGGGGGAATTACACAACCGTTACCGCTAGACAGTGTAGATCTCGAGGGAAGCTCAGCACTGTAATTTTCAGTCGAAAAGTGCCCAGCTCCCTGTGATTTGCAACACAAGAATAGTTGGTTCAAATTACTTATCAGTCTAATCAAACTACTTAGCTAGTTCGATAAAGTTAGGTATAGATGTCATGAACACTAAAAAAAACGTTCTGAAGGAAAACAGACACACAACAAAAACAACTGCACATCAGAGTTCAGAATGGTCCTGGAAACAGGCAAACAGTGATGCTATCATGGAACGCTAAACAGAAAAATTCAGCAGGGCTAGCAATGGGAGAAGCTTCAACATATACATTCCCCATGCAGTCATGATGAACACAACAGTAGCAAAGAATTGACATACGACGCAACATTATCATTTCTGCGGTTTACTCTGTTTATTTTAGCAACACTTAATAACAAGTCTCTGTAGACTGGTTCCTCTTAGCAGTTTCTGTAGACTGGAACTCTGAAGTCGTCACCGGAAGAAATGAGGACAAATATTAAAATTTATTTGTGGTTGAAAATAAGATCTTGCAGCATCCTTGCTTGCTGAGACAAACATATCTGAACAATAAATGATGTCGTCTGGAATGATTTGGCATTTGAGAATAGATTAGTTCCAAGAAAATTATCAAACTGTAACCAGctagaaaagtactccctccgtcccaaaataagtgtcttaactttgtactaactttagtacaaagttgtactaaagccgagacacttattttggaacagagggagtaaatgAGAGATGCCTGAAATTCAGTTTTCATGAGAATATAAGCACTGCAGATAACATAGAGATTCAGAGTTTACATAGGATGAGCTCAACAGCAACTACTACGTGCATATTAGGGTCCAAAATATGAATAACTTGGAGTCTGACAGATAATAACAGAAGTTTAAATTTGATTAGGTTCTTCTGAGCGTGTTGTGGTTCCTTGTTTATCTTCAGTTGATCCATTTGCAGTGCTGCATTGTGGCTCTAACTCCTCCATGACAGTTGCTACGCAGTTGGATGTTACAAAAACAGGCAGACCACACTCCAATCTTTTGTCTGGGATCCAGGTAGTTGTGCATCCAAATGGCATGATATTTCGGTAGTCGTGTGagatcttagattcatcaaaattaacaCTCCAGGTCCTACCTAGGTAGGGCAGGCTGTAGTATGGGGACATGTATGTAGCAGAGCTAACCCCAATCTTACAACAGATGGCGATAACATGAGAGCAAGGCTTGTGAAGTAGCTGCGGCTTACTGCATGAACAGGTGGCAGTTTTTTCAACTGTGGATCCTTCAGACTTATTCCTGCTGAGGGTATAGTCCGACTTCAGGTGAACAGTCACCTCCCTCTTCCTTCCCTTAACTGTAAACTTCCGATCCAATACCTCACCACGAGCATTCTTCTCATCGGCGTACGTATACGTAAGTGTATGCGTCTCAGATTTCTGCATTTTGGAATTCATGTCAACCTGTACACATTCCGGGAAGTTAATTGATGGGTTGCCGATTGCTTTGTTTGCTCTTGTGTTTTCAAAGTACTTTACCAAGCGCAGGAATGTTACCTCCACTATCGCACTGAGCGGAAGGCATGTGATACCTTTCAACACAGGGTCGTTCTTATATACATCAGCTATATCACTGCCCATGAAGCCATACCTTGCTCCATCTCTGTCATATGCCAGTGACCACTTCTCCTTTGGTTTCAGACTGATCCAATCAGAGAACTTTGTTATCTTTCCTTTGGTGTCATCGGCATGATCTTCTTCCTTCCCATCCTTCACAGAATCATGTTGGTTACATTGGCTTTGTGCCTCAAGGTCTGCCACCTCATGCTTGACTGATTCCTGCTGCATTTTCCCACTAGCGCCACGTTCTTTCTCCGCCATATATGTGGACGTTAACTCGTCTAGCTCCTTCCAGATTTTACCAAACTTATGGCGTCGCTTCTGCTGGCAAAGTTTCTTGAACATCAGCAGCAGCTTCTTGTCGCCAAAATACGCAAAGAAGTTTTCAGCAAGGTCTTCCATGCACCACCGGCTTTCTGCTTTACGCCACTGTCGATATTCGTATTTCAGAAGGTCTTCCACAGCATCAATCAACTCCCTTTTGTAGTCGTGTATAATGCACACATCAGACTGATGCACCACTGCTCGCTCCAAATTCCTAAGAAACCACAACCAACTTTCCTTGGTCTCACCCTCAACGATAGCACATGCTACTGGAATGGAAAAATCATTAGCGTCCAATGCCACAGCAGTCAACAGCATCCCTTGATATTTCCCACATAGTGGTGTGCCCTAGATGCATATCACAGGGCGACAGGTACGGAAGGCCTGCAAGCACTGTCCAAATGCCCAAAACATACGCTGCAGGACTCGGAAACCCTTACACCCTGCAACCTCTTCATCCTTGATGTCTACAAAGCAACCAGGGTTCTTGCGTGCTATTTCCTTAAGCAACCTTGGGGCAAAGTTGTGTGAATCATAAAAGGTGCCGAATTCCCTCTCCAGAGCAAACTGTCTTGCCCTCCACGCCTCAGCGGGACTGATCTTCTCGCCTAAGGGTCCAGTGAGATAATGTACCAATTCCTTGGCTGTCATCGTCAGGTCATCCACAAGGTCACGGAAGGCGTAGCGACTACTTGCCAGGCACTCCGTCCCAGGCAGCACAACAGTGGCCAGTTGAGAGTAATCATCATGTACGGCTTTGAGCAAAATGGCGTAGTGCCTGACCTCAGAGGATTGCACATACAACATGAACTTCTGTGTCACATGTTTTTTTCTCTTCAATttatttgcaaaggaactccagcATTTGTCAGTACAAAACTCATTCATGCCCCACGGGTAGTCCTCCAAACAACAGTCCGGTTCGGAGGACTCTTCGTCGAAGAAATCAGTTTTGCGTTGCTTGAGGAACCCCTTGATATCGAGATCTTGTGTTTCTGGATGGAGCCGGAACAGCCTGAAGATCCAGAGCTGTAGATCCACCAATGACATGGACTGTGGCTGCAGCGGTAGCTCGCCGATTAAGTGAGCACATTTGTCTTCTAAATCGTTGCCACGCACGCGAGAAAACGGTGCTCTACATCCATAGTACACAGGCATCTGAATCGGCTCCTCGACCTACACCATCAAACAATGCCACAATACACATGGAAGAGATTCAGACGAATGAAACAACCAAGTAAGTACTGGGGACAAATTCAGACTAACTAAAGTATCACTATCAAGTGAGTTGATGGATGGGTACAGTGAACTACAGACCTGCGTCTTGCGAGGCTTGCTGACAGCCTTTGCCGTCGCCAGGGCCTTCCGCTTCCTCGCGCTCGCGGCGGTACCCTGCGAGATCAGAAGACGCAGGTCTTCAACAAAACGGGCGGCGGCGAATCAATCGAGTGGTACCCGGAGGGCGGCGAGGAGAGCGTACCGGCTGGGGGACGGGGAGCGCGTCGGGGCCGGCAAAGGAGGGGGCTTCAGCGGCATCGGCACCGACGCGTGCTTTGTCCATCGCCGGCTTCGTCGGAGCAGGGTTGCCACCGTCAGTGCCGAGGCCGGCGTGGGTTTCCATCTCTTTCTGTTCGCGCATTTGGGGAATGGGGAATGGGACGAGGGAGGGTTTTCCCTCCATTTTCTCGTGATGGGCCGCTCGTCCCATCACGGTTGTACCTGGGCTGTGAGAAGGCTCAGCATTTCCATTTGCTGTGGGCTCTCGTCCCCACTGAGAAAGAACTCTCCCAAAAAAGCTCGCAATATTCTCTCAAAAACAAAAGCTCACAATAAAACAGCAGACACCCCTAGAAGAAACAGTACAAGATGGAAACCATGTTACAGTGGAAA
The window above is part of the Triticum aestivum cultivar Chinese Spring chromosome 2A, IWGSC CS RefSeq v2.1, whole genome shotgun sequence genome. Proteins encoded here:
- the LOC123184876 gene encoding uncharacterized protein, with amino-acid sequence MREQKEMETHAGLGTDGGNPAPTKPAMDKARVGADAAEAPSFAGPDALPVPQPGTAASARKRKALATAKAVSKPRKTQVEEPIQMPVYYGCRAPFSRVRGNDLEDKCAHLIGELPLQPQSMSLVDLQLWIFRLFRLHPETQDLDIKGFLKQRKTDFFDEESSEPDCCLEDYPWGMNEFCTDKCWSSFANKLKRKKHVTQKFMLYVQSSEVRHYAILLKAVHDDYSQLATVVLPGTECLASSRYAFRDLVDDLTMTAKELVHYLTGPLGEKISPAEAWRARQFALEREFGTFYDSHNFAPRLLKEIARKNPGCFVDIKDEEVAGCKGFRVLQRMFWAFGQCLQAFRTCRPVICI
- the LOC123187729 gene encoding protein CHROMATIN REMODELING 35, with protein sequence MDPSSCKRQKHDTGHDSTPGTQSPSSIISHNRSVRLRFLERFDELKYGSATEDYKAIERKKHQLISTLEKLQQVPIKLPCASAALETSDAGLHGAAQSGKNISSDNIVDLDQYDVEDNTHGNMDNTEAQKTVILLDSDDEDMVKSFGDGNLSGSKQNADFTQDCMPAEQPCQDQDIIMRNDENINSEALVVDPGKRSMGIDNEPKEIALFDGHDTSEPQQLNKQGHDHINIHNESRDEEKETREGEGEDVQSKGHMENNNISAVDSYEISCEVIQSESMEEGNYNHIDTIDNPVDELDDLWKDMSVALAMSKTIGSDHSIVPSEKNSSEVVDDCHHDFVMKDDLGIVCRVCGLIQQRIENIFELQWKKRNRSYRTYPQEPRNCNDLEATTNPSGDILQVAPGTLSIHPQHSERMKPHQVEGFNFLIKNLADENNPGGCILAHAPGSGKTFMLISFVQSFLARYPAGRPLIILPKGILATWRTEFVRWQIKDMPIPLYDFYSSKADSRSEQLDVLNLWEENRSILLLGYQQFACIVSDQTNKAEAVMCQEKLLKVPSLVILDEGHTPRNEQTDLLNALGSIRTPRKVVLSGTLFQNHVKEVFNILNLVRPKFLKTERSRGIVKRVLSKVDMLGKNARSRNISDKFCDLVEENLQKDANDKMRAMIIESLRELTANVLHYYQGELSEELPGLLDLTVFLKMSTEQEEVLRGLVGLGKFSKSAKCSAVSLHPCLKDIQNIKDKNRDIVVEKIGSIMRGIDIKVGAKSKFIYNLLCLSEAAGEKVLVFSRYVRFLIFLEMLIVREKGWVPEMHIFSMTGESTPDQRDKAVERFNQSPDAKVFFGSIKACGEGISLVGASRVVILDVHENPSVMRQAIGRAFRPGQTKMVYCYRLVAADSPEEEDHNTAFRKEWVSKMWFESNDLCGNDDFELATVDVSESGDRFLDNEALRQDIKSLYKR